GTTGTGGGGATGAATTACAACGCAATGTATTGGTTTGTAAGCTTTTTAGGAGCCTACGGAGGCGCTCCGTTAGACGGGGGGGTAATCACATTGGATACGCCTGCGATGAGGAAAGCGCTTCAGATGTACAAAAGATTAGCGACCGAAAAAATTCTGAATTCAGCATGTCTTTATGAGTGTGCGTTTGATGATTTTGTGGCGCATCAATATCCATATGCAATTAATGGCGATTGGGCTTACTCTGCGTTGAAAACCAAAATGGGTGACAAGCTTGGGTTAGCGACCTTACCTGAACTCTCCATTGGCCCTTTGAGATCGATGAGCGCAACGCATGCACTCGCTTATCCTAACGTTCGAATTAACCCAGAGCATCATCAAAAGCGACATCAATTTCATCGTTTTTTACTATCGGAAAAAACGCAGCTGGATAACTACGAACGCTTTCATTTATTACCGGTTAATTCGAGCGTCATGAAGCAGGTTACTCAAAACTCGAAGGGTGACTCCAATACTATTTTAAAGCAATTTGAAGGGTCTGTTGCCATGCCTAGTAGCGTACAAATGGCAATTGCATGGCAAGCTATAGCACAGGGCTTTATTCGTTTTTCTGAGCAAAATTATTCGGCGCAAGAAGCGGCAACCTACATGCAAAATTTGGCAGATAGAGAGCTCAATAAAATAATGCGTCACAAGGAGCTGTAACTTCTAATGAAGCTAAGAAACTTGCTCAGCCTGTTTAGTTTTGCCATAGCAATTTTGCCAATTGTTACGATTTCGTTGTTATTGCTATATCAGCAGAACAAAAGTATTGAACGTTCAATGTCAGAAGATTTCAAGCAAACGATGGTGAATTTGGAGCGCGATGCAGACTTTAATATCGAACTTTTTGCCAATGCATTCAAAGTTTTTACGCGAGATAGAAGATTAATACTAGCGTTGGAAAATTTCTTATTTACCGGCATCGCTCGTAAAGAAATGGCAGAATTTTCTAGTCAAAGAAGGTTGCTTACATCTTTGTATTTGATGAATCGTGATTTAGACGTCGTAGAAGAATACAAGGGTCGAATATCAGCACTAGAGCAAAGTACATTGTTGAGTGAAATAAAAGACACTCAGCAACAAGGTAAGTTATCGACCGATTACTTTTATATTATTCCTTTTGAAAACCAAGATTTGATTGTCAAAAACAAATTTTTTCAGCATGAAATTGATTCTCCCTATGGGTTAGCTGTTGTCACACCTTTATTTTTAAATATTTTACAAGATGGCTCTAAGCAAGAGCCTGAAGGTTTTTTGATTGCAGTGGTCTCGGTGGATGCTTTATATCAAGTGATTGAAAAGCACCTCGCTCCAACAGAGGGGGTTGAAATTATAGGAGACAAAGGGCGCGCATTGATGAGTTCATATAATGGGAATTGGCATGAAGAGGGTTCCGGTTACGCCAATGTGGAACAACAAATTACCATTGGTAACGATTTTATAGCCAACCCCATGTCTTTTAAGTTAGTGCTTCATGCGGACAAAGAAGCTAGAACAGAGAGCTTGAAGCAGTCGTATGAAACGGTCGTGATAGGGGTGTTGCTGACACTTCTTGTCACTTTGATTGCTGTGATTCTACTTTTTCGTCAAGTCTCCGCTCCTTTTGCTCGACTCGCGAGCTCATTGAAGGGGTTTAGTATTGGCAATTACGAACCCGTAAAAGAACAAAATAGGTTCATTGAATTTGAAGAAGTTCGGCTATTGCTGAATCAAATGGGAGATACTATTAGAAAGCAATTCTCTCATTTAGAAGAAAACAATGATGAGCTTGAGCGAGCCAACCAGTTAAAAGATAAGTACCTTGACGATGTGAAAACTTTAAACGCATCGCTTGAGCAGCGAGTGGCGGAACAAACCAGTGAATTGCGTTCAGCTTTGAGTCGTGAAGAGTCAAATCGAAATGTATTGGAGGGTATTGTAGACGTTAGTATCAAGCTTCAGCGAATCGGTAAGCGTCAAGATATGTTCTCATTAGCCGTTGATTCATTGCACGAAATTATGGCGAAGGTTCCAGTCGCTTTTTACTTGGGTGCGAGTAAATATGGACAATCTGATTATTATTCGGTTGCTATGGATGCCTCAGATAACAGTTATATTCGCTGCAGCTTAAGCCGTTTTGACTATCGTAAATCCAGTGCAGTACCTAGGCAATTAGACGGCATGAGCACTTCATATCAAGTGTTTACAATGGGAGCCAGAGACGACTTGTTTTTAGGAGCGCTAGTGATGAAAAAACAGGATGTCACTTCTGATGCTGTCGCTATTATTGGACTGTATGCGAAGCAAGTCAGCACGACTTTAGATGCGCTCCAACTCAAATCAGAGTTAGAGAATGTTGCCCGAACCGATGAGCTCACGAACTTACCTAATCGCAAAGCATTTAACGAAGATTTGAATTTGGTGAGTCATCGCCATGTTCGTTATCCTCAAAGTCATATTGGAATGTTTGTGATTGATGTCAATGGTTTAAAAAACACTAATGATAAATTTGGCCATGATGCGGGTGACAATTTAATTTGTTCGGTGGCCAATATGTTGTCGCGCATCTGCCGGCAATCCGATCGGGTTTATCGATTGGGAGGAGATGAATTTGCAATTTTGATTGCAGAAGGTTCCGATGAAAGCTGCCGTGGAATGATGGCTCGATTAGTTCGAGAAAATGAACGGCAGGTACTTAGTGTGAATGACAAAAGTGGTAATAGTTCACGATCAGTTGTGAGTTTCAGCACGGGGTATGCTTCTACAGAATCGGTTGTTGTCGCTGACTTATTTCAAGTGGCAGACGCACAAATGTATCGGCAGAAAGAAGCGTATTATCAAACCAAACTTAATGATTAAGGTCAGGATTTTT
This genomic window from Echinimonas agarilytica contains:
- a CDS encoding sugar ABC transporter substrate-binding protein, yielding MLLSFMLKVKQISVRSACSMLICTAWFAEAASIELWHSHQAHNFIELRAKQFEKLTGHPVRVVAYDSEKFKAELLLSAATGNLPDMIFVPSDYLGLYEELKLMPIDEEIAQLDIEEKALDTVTIDGKFWGVPIIQGNHLLLYYNKELVKNPANSWDELVNQKKYKFPEYNSVVGMNYNAMYWFVSFLGAYGGAPLDGGVITLDTPAMRKALQMYKRLATEKILNSACLYECAFDDFVAHQYPYAINGDWAYSALKTKMGDKLGLATLPELSIGPLRSMSATHALAYPNVRINPEHHQKRHQFHRFLLSEKTQLDNYERFHLLPVNSSVMKQVTQNSKGDSNTILKQFEGSVAMPSSVQMAIAWQAIAQGFIRFSEQNYSAQEAATYMQNLADRELNKIMRHKEL
- a CDS encoding GGDEF domain-containing protein, whose product is MKLRNLLSLFSFAIAILPIVTISLLLLYQQNKSIERSMSEDFKQTMVNLERDADFNIELFANAFKVFTRDRRLILALENFLFTGIARKEMAEFSSQRRLLTSLYLMNRDLDVVEEYKGRISALEQSTLLSEIKDTQQQGKLSTDYFYIIPFENQDLIVKNKFFQHEIDSPYGLAVVTPLFLNILQDGSKQEPEGFLIAVVSVDALYQVIEKHLAPTEGVEIIGDKGRALMSSYNGNWHEEGSGYANVEQQITIGNDFIANPMSFKLVLHADKEARTESLKQSYETVVIGVLLTLLVTLIAVILLFRQVSAPFARLASSLKGFSIGNYEPVKEQNRFIEFEEVRLLLNQMGDTIRKQFSHLEENNDELERANQLKDKYLDDVKTLNASLEQRVAEQTSELRSALSREESNRNVLEGIVDVSIKLQRIGKRQDMFSLAVDSLHEIMAKVPVAFYLGASKYGQSDYYSVAMDASDNSYIRCSLSRFDYRKSSAVPRQLDGMSTSYQVFTMGARDDLFLGALVMKKQDVTSDAVAIIGLYAKQVSTTLDALQLKSELENVARTDELTNLPNRKAFNEDLNLVSHRHVRYPQSHIGMFVIDVNGLKNTNDKFGHDAGDNLICSVANMLSRICRQSDRVYRLGGDEFAILIAEGSDESCRGMMARLVRENERQVLSVNDKSGNSSRSVVSFSTGYASTESVVVADLFQVADAQMYRQKEAYYQTKLND